The Oceanicaulis alexandrii DSM 11625 DNA segment GGCAGCACATAGCCGCCCAGGCGCACGATCTGACCGTCCAGCGCGTCCACCGTGTTGAAGGTCTGCACCTGCGGCATCCGGTCGGCGCCGAAATGGTCCATGCCGTTCTGGATCGCCTGCATCTGTTGCAATTGGGCGATGCGCTCGGCTTCGCCTTCAGGCAACAGATCAGCCCAGGACAGGTCCAGGAATTGCGGGGTGGACTGCGCTTCGGCGCGGTCCATGGAAACGGCTGCGGTCGCGCCGGTCAGCGCGGCGCCAGCCAGAAAGGCGGAGAGAAGAAGTTTGCGCATCATGCCTCGCAAAATGCGCTCGCTGATCCTGAAGCGCAAGTTACGAGGCTGAAAAGAGTGCGCGTCTTAGTCCAGACGCAGAACGGGCCTGGCCGGGGTGAGGTCCTGCGCGGCGGCGCGTGCGCCGTCAAAGTACTGAACTTCCACCGTTTCAAACGGATTGAACGCCTCAAACAGGCCTGACAGGTCCACCTCTGTGAGGCGCTCGGGGCGGGCGCAATCAAA contains these protein-coding regions:
- a CDS encoding DUF3299 domain-containing protein; translation: MRKLLLSAFLAGAALTGATAAVSMDRAEAQSTPQFLDLSWADLLPEGEAERIAQLQQMQAIQNGMDHFGADRMPQVQTFNTVDALDGQIVRLGGYVLPFDFTGSQEISRFLLVPYVGACIHVPPPPPNQLVYVHAEEPIRIQGLWDPVYVKGVMHTDRHDNDLGDTAYTIELTEILPYES